Proteins from a genomic interval of Nasonia vitripennis strain AsymCx chromosome 3, Nvit_psr_1.1, whole genome shotgun sequence:
- the LOC103316753 gene encoding uncharacterized protein LOC103316753 — protein sequence MCIRIIKKTIISRSRFRLTPRQDVTIASVFRSYKYRDYAEIRPRVFRGRRRNIGYKMDFKWIALFAFSLLLAFSFAEIDGKGVEKNSERICPPGYRRLGRTCRKVYN from the exons atgtgtataaggATTATCAAGAAAACGATTATTTCGCGCTCGCGTTTCCGACTAACGCCGAGGCAGGACGTAACAATTGCGTCGGTCTTCCGTTCTTATAAATACCGCGACTACGCTGAGATTCGACCCAGAGTCTTTCGAGGACGTCGAA GAAATATCGGCTATAAGATGGATTTCAAATGGATAGCGCTTTTCGCGTTCAGTCTCCTGCTCGCGTTTTCGTTCGCCGAGATCGATGGTAAGGGCGTCGAAAAGAACAGTGAGCGAATCTGCCCTCCTGGATACCGTCGACTGGGCAGAACCTGCCGAAAGGTCTACAATTGA
- the LOC100679509 gene encoding aldo-keto reductase family 1 member A1-like, translated as MVLKTCVFYFLLIFQYCYGVTVPTRTLIDGNEIPVLGFGTYLLTSEDVKIAIPAALKNGYRHIDTAFDYQNEKDIGKALKEWFSTGGKREDLFITSKLPTQANRPSDVAEAAEMTLNNLGLEYVDMYLVHLPFTLQRTPDFRHLKYENGTYALDTSTDHIAVWKEMEKLVKAGKAKSIGLSNFNKTQVLRVWENSEIKPSNLQIETNVYIQQEELYDLCKELGIVITGYSPLGSADTTHLRRRKRQTGGMPPVLEHSVVQGIARKYGKSPAQIVLRYKLQRNIVAIPKSRNPNHIKENIEVFDFQLSSFDMRRLRKLDQNGRYRKFDFLTFNVEHHPEYPFSYRIPDAN; from the exons ATGGTACTGAAAACttgtgttttttattttttattaatctttCAATACTGTTATGGTGTAACTGTACCGACTAGAACATTAATAGATGGCAATGAAATACCTGTACTTGGATTTGGCACTTATttg TTAACTTCAGAAGATGTCAAAATTGCCATTCCGGCCGCTCTCAAAAATGGTTACAGACATATCGATACAGCATTTGATTATCAAAATGAAAAGGATATCGGAAAAGCTTTAAAGGAATGGTTTTCTACAGGCGGAAAGCGCGAAGATCTGTTTATAACGTCAAAG TTGCCTACTCAAGCTAATCGACCCTCAGATGTGGCAGAGGCCGCAGAAATGACTCTAAACAACTTAGGTCTTGAATATGTTGACATGTATTTAGTTCATTTGCCATTTACACTTCAAAGGACACCTGATTTTCGACACTTGAAATATGAAAATGGAACTTATGCACTCGATACGAGCACAGATCATATTGCTGTTTGGAAA GAAATGGAAAAGTTAGTAAAGGCTGGCAAAGCAAAATCGATTGGATTGAGTAATTTCAACAAAACTCAAGTACTAAGAGTATGGGAAAATTCTGAAATCAAACCTAGTAATCttcaa ATAGAAACAAACGTTTATATACAACAAGAAGAATTATATGATCTTTGCAAAGAATTGGGTATTGTTATCACAGGGTACAGTCCTCTCGGATCAGCTGATACAACTCATTTAAGACGAAGGAAACGACAGACAGGTGGCATGCCACCAGTTCTGGAACATTCGGTAGTTCAGGGCATAGCCagaaaatatggaaaatctCCTGCTCAAATCGTGCTACGTTACAAACTGCAAAGAAACATCGTCGCCATCCCTAAGAGTAGGAATCCAAACCATATTAAAGAGAATATCGAAGTCTTCGATTTCCAATTATCCAGTTTCGATATGAGAAGATTGAGAAAATTAGATCAAAATGGCAGATATCGGAAGTTCGATTTTTTGACTTTCAA